The following are from one region of the Methanoculleus caldifontis genome:
- the twy1 gene encoding 4-demethylwyosine synthase TYW1, translating into MRSEACKALQKQGYQFVSPASSAAVKPCMWNKRALKGGEMCYKAQFYGIESHRCVQMTPTLKCNQQCLFCWRSFEHEVAEEEECPPEAIIANLRRLQKRALSGYKPSPYVAPERFAEALDPTMVAISLSGEPTSYSRLPELIDGLNADGYTTFLVSNGTRPDVLSRCRPYQVYVSLDAPDRETYLRLCRPQEDYWDRIHESLAGLAGRRSAIRTTVVRGYNDFSPEGYAALYQDSGARFVEVKGYMYLGYSRNRLQRDQMPEHSDVRAFAEKITEHCDYIVKDESPASRVVCLERKI; encoded by the coding sequence ATGCGCTCAGAAGCATGTAAGGCCCTGCAAAAGCAGGGCTACCAGTTCGTCAGCCCCGCCTCCTCGGCGGCCGTCAAGCCCTGCATGTGGAACAAGCGGGCGCTCAAAGGCGGGGAGATGTGCTACAAGGCGCAGTTCTACGGCATCGAGAGCCACCGCTGCGTCCAGATGACCCCGACCCTCAAGTGCAACCAGCAGTGCCTCTTCTGCTGGCGGTCGTTCGAGCACGAGGTCGCGGAGGAGGAGGAGTGCCCGCCGGAGGCGATCATCGCGAATCTCCGTCGCCTCCAGAAGAGGGCGCTCTCCGGCTACAAGCCCTCGCCCTACGTCGCGCCGGAACGGTTCGCGGAGGCCCTCGACCCCACGATGGTCGCGATCTCCCTCTCCGGGGAGCCGACCTCCTACTCGCGCCTCCCGGAACTGATCGACGGCCTCAACGCCGACGGCTACACGACGTTCCTCGTCTCGAACGGCACCCGGCCGGACGTCCTTTCCCGGTGCCGGCCCTACCAGGTCTACGTATCCCTCGACGCCCCCGACCGGGAGACCTACCTCCGGCTCTGCCGGCCGCAGGAGGACTACTGGGACCGGATCCACGAGAGCCTCGCCGGACTTGCCGGACGCCGGTCGGCGATCCGGACCACCGTGGTCCGGGGCTACAACGACTTCTCTCCCGAGGGTTACGCGGCGCTCTACCAGGACTCCGGGGCCCGGTTCGTGGAGGTAAAGGGTTATATGTATCTGGGATACAGTAGAAACCGGCTGCAGAGGGACCAGATGCCCGAACACTCCGATGTCAGGGCGTTTGCGGAGAAAATTACGGAACACTGCGACTATATCGTCAAGGACGAGAGCCCGGCGAGCCGGGTCGTCTGTCTGGAGCGGAAGATATGA
- a CDS encoding archaemetzincin family Zn-dependent metalloprotease, producing MSIVLVPVGKVDPAELRPLREFLGGIFSADVKVAGRVPLPAAALNPGRGQYDAEVVLESLPSSGEAAGADRALEVAGVDLYLPGMNFVFGIADRKKALISLLRLRQSFYGLPEDAEVFRRRTVVEAVHELGHTFGLAHCEDSRCVMHFSNTIADTDRKGPGFCPSCRSRLAAGETRPGQRQGRKD from the coding sequence ATGAGTATCGTCCTCGTCCCCGTCGGTAAGGTAGATCCGGCGGAGTTGCGGCCCCTCCGGGAGTTTCTGGGGGGGATCTTCTCCGCGGACGTGAAGGTGGCCGGGAGGGTCCCGCTCCCTGCGGCCGCGTTGAACCCCGGCCGCGGCCAGTACGACGCGGAGGTGGTGCTCGAGTCCCTCCCGTCTTCCGGCGAGGCCGCAGGCGCCGACCGGGCGCTGGAGGTCGCCGGTGTCGACCTCTACCTGCCGGGGATGAACTTCGTCTTCGGCATCGCCGACCGGAAGAAGGCCCTGATATCCCTCCTCCGCCTCAGGCAGTCGTTCTATGGCCTGCCGGAGGATGCGGAGGTCTTCCGGCGCCGGACCGTCGTGGAGGCGGTCCACGAACTCGGCCATACCTTCGGGCTCGCTCACTGCGAGGATTCGCGGTGCGTCATGCACTTCTCAAACACCATCGCCGATACCGACCGGAAGGGGCCGGGGTTCTGCCCCTCCTGCCGCTCCCGCCTCGCTGCCGGGGAGACCAGGCCGGGGCAGCGGCAGGGTAGAAAGGATTGA
- a CDS encoding helix-turn-helix transcriptional regulator → MKTRIRELRAKTGLTQEELAQQVGVRRETIVFLEKGKYNPSLKLAYRVARALGSTIEEVFIFEEEDLA, encoded by the coding sequence TTGAAGACGAGGATCAGAGAGCTCCGGGCGAAGACGGGGCTGACCCAGGAGGAACTGGCGCAGCAGGTCGGCGTCCGGCGGGAGACGATCGTCTTCCTCGAGAAGGGGAAGTACAACCCATCCCTGAAGCTCGCCTACAGGGTGGCCCGGGCGCTCGGCTCAACCATCGAGGAGGTCTTCATCTTCGAGGAGGAGGACCTGGCCTGA
- the argS gene encoding arginine--tRNA ligase — MFQEKYHQIERMLRACTGEEDVLLTKGGDHADLASTIAFKLAKVEKRAPQKIAADIAEKISADPSLGDIRVEATGPYVNFRFGPTLLAEAVREALEPGYGALQRRSGRVILEHTSANPNGPLHVGHIRNTVIGDSLARTFRKAGHALEVQYYLNDMGRQIAIVSWGFEHLGMVRKEGEKGDHYVARVYIAANRELEKNPEIVKEIDHLMQLVERGDAETVKKFRTAVSLCAEGIRDTLGALNAHHDRFVWESDFVRIGDVDRIIERIRRLPQAHEDETLWVDLTEQGFEKKYILRRSDGTSVYSTRDLAYHIWKGRNYDRMIDVLGADHKLIGAQLQATLKLLGEQPPEIVHFEFVSLPEGSMSTRAGKFVSADELIEEVAAKAFEEVTVRRPELPEAERYAIARSVAIAAVRYDIVKVSPEKSTVFDWKEALDFERQSGPYIQYAHARACSILEKAGEFERAYTLETDHEIALARHLARFPAVIEQTVEELRPHLIAAYARELADLFNAFYHYDPVLKSEGETRSSRLTLVDAVRNTLQESLATLGIDALRSM, encoded by the coding sequence ATGTTCCAGGAGAAGTACCACCAGATTGAGCGCATGCTCCGCGCATGCACCGGTGAGGAGGACGTCCTCCTCACGAAAGGCGGGGATCACGCAGATCTCGCCTCGACGATAGCCTTCAAACTTGCGAAAGTTGAGAAGCGGGCTCCCCAGAAGATCGCCGCCGATATCGCAGAGAAGATCTCGGCAGACCCCTCGCTCGGCGATATCAGGGTCGAGGCGACCGGCCCCTACGTCAATTTCCGGTTCGGCCCGACGCTCCTCGCCGAAGCCGTCCGCGAGGCGCTCGAGCCCGGCTACGGGGCCCTCCAGCGGCGTTCGGGACGGGTCATCCTCGAACACACGAGCGCGAACCCGAACGGCCCCCTTCACGTCGGCCACATTCGGAACACCGTCATCGGCGACTCCCTCGCCCGGACGTTCCGGAAGGCCGGGCACGCGCTCGAGGTGCAGTACTACCTCAACGACATGGGCCGCCAGATCGCCATCGTCTCCTGGGGGTTCGAACACCTCGGCATGGTCCGCAAGGAGGGCGAGAAGGGCGATCATTACGTCGCCCGGGTCTACATCGCGGCGAACCGGGAGCTCGAGAAGAATCCCGAGATCGTCAAAGAGATCGACCACCTCATGCAGCTCGTGGAGCGCGGCGACGCGGAGACCGTCAAGAAGTTCCGCACGGCCGTCTCGCTCTGCGCCGAAGGGATCAGGGATACCCTCGGCGCCCTGAACGCCCACCACGACCGGTTCGTCTGGGAGAGCGATTTCGTCCGGATCGGCGACGTGGACCGGATCATCGAGCGGATCCGGCGGCTGCCGCAGGCCCACGAGGACGAGACCCTCTGGGTCGACCTCACGGAGCAGGGGTTCGAGAAGAAGTACATCCTCCGGCGGAGCGACGGCACCTCGGTCTACAGCACCCGCGACCTCGCCTACCACATCTGGAAGGGGCGTAATTACGACAGGATGATCGACGTCCTCGGCGCGGACCACAAACTGATCGGCGCCCAGCTCCAGGCCACCCTCAAACTCCTCGGCGAGCAGCCCCCGGAGATCGTCCACTTCGAGTTCGTCTCCCTCCCCGAGGGCTCGATGAGCACCCGGGCAGGCAAGTTCGTCTCGGCGGACGAACTGATCGAGGAGGTTGCCGCGAAGGCGTTTGAGGAGGTGACCGTCCGCCGGCCGGAACTTCCCGAGGCGGAGCGGTATGCGATCGCACGGTCGGTCGCCATCGCCGCCGTCCGCTACGACATCGTGAAGGTCTCGCCCGAGAAGAGCACGGTATTCGACTGGAAGGAGGCTCTCGACTTCGAGCGGCAGAGCGGCCCCTACATCCAGTACGCCCACGCCCGCGCCTGCAGCATCCTCGAGAAGGCCGGGGAGTTTGAGCGGGCATACACGCTTGAGACCGATCACGAGATCGCGCTCGCCCGACACCTCGCCCGGTTCCCGGCCGTCATCGAGCAGACCGTGGAGGAACTCCGCCCGCACCTGATCGCCGCCTACGCCCGCGAGCTCGCCGACCTCTTCAACGCCTTCTATCACTACGACCCGGTGCTGAAGAGCGAGGGCGAGACCCGGAGCAGCCGGCTCACCCTCGTGGACGCGGTCAGGAACACCCTGCAGGAGTCCCTCGCGACCCTCGGTATCGATGCGCTCAGAAGCATGTAA
- the prf1 gene encoding peptide chain release factor aRF-1, with protein sequence MEETQSQEMDTPRKRYEFKKMLERLAEKEGSGTELITLYIPPDKQIYDVTAQLRDEFGQCANIKSKQTRTNVQSAISSILSRLKYYKRPPEHGMAVFCGTINIGGDRTDLDCEIIEPPEPLNTYMYRCSSTFELEPLQQMLGEKEVYGLIVLDRREAYIGFLRGSRIEAIRGATSTVPGKQRKGGQSSVRFQRLRLIAINEFYKKIGDLASEIFLAEKDFFERFKGVLIGGPTPTKEEFEAGGFLHHELQKRIIGLFDVSYTNESGLAELVENASDALKGLDIIKEKNVMNRFLQELVKDDGPAAYGEESVRKNLELGAVDTLLLSDKLRRARLKLACPTGDYTEERTVSLEPGKHIKDLDFGTCPNDGSSLYVAEESDIIDELTALADQSNTTVRIISDDFEEGSMLYNAFGGIAAILRYRTGY encoded by the coding sequence ATGGAAGAGACACAATCACAAGAGATGGATACCCCGCGGAAGCGCTACGAATTTAAAAAGATGCTCGAGCGGCTTGCGGAGAAGGAAGGGAGCGGTACCGAGCTGATCACCCTCTATATACCTCCGGATAAGCAGATATACGACGTGACCGCCCAGCTCCGCGACGAGTTCGGGCAGTGCGCAAACATCAAGAGCAAACAGACCCGGACGAACGTCCAGAGTGCCATCTCCTCCATCCTCTCCCGCCTGAAGTACTACAAGCGCCCGCCGGAGCACGGCATGGCGGTCTTCTGCGGCACGATCAATATCGGCGGCGACCGCACCGACCTCGACTGCGAGATCATCGAGCCGCCCGAGCCGCTCAATACCTACATGTACCGGTGCAGCTCCACCTTCGAGCTCGAGCCCCTGCAGCAGATGCTCGGCGAGAAAGAGGTCTACGGCCTGATCGTCCTCGACCGGCGGGAGGCCTACATCGGCTTCCTGCGGGGCAGCCGTATCGAGGCGATTCGCGGCGCCACCTCGACGGTCCCCGGCAAACAGCGAAAAGGTGGTCAGTCGAGCGTCCGTTTCCAGCGGCTGCGGCTGATCGCCATCAACGAGTTCTACAAGAAGATCGGTGATCTGGCGAGCGAGATCTTCCTTGCGGAGAAGGACTTCTTCGAGCGGTTCAAGGGCGTGCTGATCGGCGGCCCGACCCCGACGAAGGAGGAGTTCGAAGCAGGCGGCTTCCTCCACCACGAGCTGCAAAAGCGGATCATCGGGCTCTTCGACGTCTCCTACACGAACGAGTCGGGGCTTGCCGAGCTCGTCGAGAACGCATCGGACGCCTTGAAGGGCCTCGACATCATCAAGGAGAAGAACGTCATGAACCGGTTCCTCCAGGAACTGGTCAAGGACGACGGGCCGGCAGCCTACGGCGAGGAGAGCGTCAGGAAGAACCTGGAGCTCGGCGCCGTCGATACCCTCCTCCTCTCCGACAAGCTCCGGAGAGCCCGGCTGAAACTCGCCTGCCCGACCGGCGACTACACCGAGGAGCGGACGGTCAGCCTCGAACCGGGCAAGCACATCAAGGACCTCGACTTCGGCACCTGTCCGAACGACGGTTCGTCGCTCTACGTGGCCGAAGAGTCCGACATCATCGACGAACTGACCGCGCTTGCGGACCAGAGCAACACGACGGTCCGGATCATATCGGATGATTTCGAAGAAGGTTCAATGCTTTACAATGCGTTCGGCGGGATCGCAGCGATCCTGCGTTACAGGACCGGATACTGA
- a CDS encoding ribonuclease H-like domain-containing protein, translated as MIHPFDPAGGLWQARQLHDDLVAGYRGRRIEDVFCGREVDTSSGTCYVLESRSAADLDGRDPDRAASAVLADLTLVRGIGEATGRRLNREGYRTVEDLVGHPRYGREAARLLFAVGRGDTRGLADWIGRRHRCSDPLVLEVSRFHDAGDLLFFDIETLGLSGRPIILIGLARIEGGSIVVRQYLLRSVAEEKAALAAVLPDLEADDAALVTFNGRAFDLPYVRDRLARHGIPADLTLPHFDILPPARRRWKDSLGTCRLGALEAGVLGIGRENDIPSGMVPAFYETYRRTGNPGPLVPVVEHNRQDLVSLVRLFGILRGDGDCGA; from the coding sequence ATGATTCATCCGTTCGATCCGGCAGGAGGGCTGTGGCAGGCCCGGCAACTCCACGACGACCTCGTCGCGGGTTACCGGGGTCGGAGAATCGAGGACGTCTTCTGCGGGAGGGAGGTCGACACCTCCTCCGGGACGTGCTACGTTCTCGAGTCCCGGTCTGCCGCGGACCTCGACGGTCGGGACCCGGACCGGGCGGCCTCGGCCGTCCTCGCCGACCTTACCCTGGTCCGCGGGATCGGGGAGGCGACCGGGCGGCGGCTGAACCGGGAGGGCTACCGGACGGTCGAGGACCTCGTGGGCCACCCCCGCTACGGCCGGGAGGCCGCCCGGCTCCTCTTCGCGGTGGGGCGGGGAGACACCCGCGGCCTTGCGGACTGGATCGGGCGGCGGCACCGCTGCTCCGACCCGCTCGTCCTCGAGGTCAGCCGGTTCCACGACGCCGGGGACCTTCTCTTCTTCGATATCGAGACGCTGGGCCTCTCCGGTCGGCCGATCATCCTCATTGGCCTCGCCCGGATCGAGGGGGGCTCGATCGTCGTCCGCCAGTATCTCCTCCGATCGGTCGCGGAGGAGAAGGCCGCGCTCGCCGCCGTCCTTCCGGACCTGGAGGCAGACGACGCGGCCCTCGTCACCTTCAACGGCAGGGCGTTCGACCTCCCCTACGTCCGGGACCGGCTCGCCCGCCACGGCATCCCGGCGGACCTCACCCTGCCTCACTTCGATATCCTCCCCCCCGCCCGCCGGCGCTGGAAGGACTCGCTCGGCACCTGCCGGCTCGGTGCGCTCGAGGCCGGCGTCCTCGGCATCGGCCGGGAGAACGATATCCCGAGCGGGATGGTGCCGGCGTTCTACGAGACCTACCGGCGGACCGGCAACCCAGGCCCGCTCGTCCCGGTGGTGGAGCACAACCGGCAGGACCTCGTCTCGCTCGTCCGGCTCTTCGGCATTCTGCGGGGGGACGGCGACTGCGGGGCGTGA
- the sepS gene encoding O-phosphoserine--tRNA ligase — MRFDVEAFKRKAREDFEHAWHEGPSVLTPPGVSGRYPRLKYTRATPHPIFEIVQRLRETYLSMGFDEAINPLIVEESDIYRQFGPEAMAVLDRVFYLGGLPRPNVGIAKKQLEEIEAILGRAVTSQIEEKLRETLHGYKKGTIDGDELTHELAAVLEADDATVVHILDAVFPEFRELAPESSRNTLRSHMTSGWFMTLSSIWEKRHLPIRLFSVDRCFRREQEEGPTRLMTYHSASCIVAGEDVTLEEGKAISEALLSAFGFTEFRFQPDEKRSKYYMPDTQTEVYARHPVLGWVEVATFGIYSPSALAEYGIGVPVMNLGLGVERLAMIAYRSNDVRQLTHPQFFPQDLSDREIAGAVHLREEPASPTGKRMAEAIRNTAAEHAAAPGPCAFTAWTGEIAGRAVEVIVEEPESNTKLCGPACFNEVYVHNGAVLGVPDTEKWAEVRRDGISTGITYLDAVSSLAAARIEEAARCGEGITVQVKMSKLPSDVNLRVEEYAMRYITDHNKKVDLRGPVFLTIRSVIPEQSSQ, encoded by the coding sequence ATGAGATTCGATGTTGAAGCGTTTAAACGGAAGGCGAGAGAGGACTTCGAGCACGCATGGCACGAAGGGCCGTCGGTCCTGACCCCGCCGGGGGTCTCTGGCCGCTACCCCCGGCTGAAGTACACCCGTGCGACCCCGCACCCGATCTTCGAGATCGTACAGCGGCTTCGCGAGACCTACCTCTCGATGGGGTTTGACGAGGCTATCAACCCCCTGATCGTCGAGGAATCGGACATCTACCGGCAGTTCGGCCCCGAAGCGATGGCCGTCCTCGACCGGGTCTTCTACCTCGGCGGCCTGCCCCGCCCGAACGTCGGCATCGCGAAGAAGCAGCTTGAGGAGATCGAAGCCATCCTCGGCCGTGCGGTTACGTCTCAGATCGAGGAGAAGCTCCGCGAGACTCTCCACGGCTACAAGAAGGGGACGATCGACGGCGACGAACTGACGCACGAACTCGCGGCCGTCCTCGAGGCCGACGACGCGACCGTGGTCCACATCCTCGACGCGGTCTTCCCCGAATTCCGGGAACTGGCCCCCGAGTCCTCGCGCAACACCCTCCGGAGCCACATGACGAGCGGCTGGTTCATGACGCTCTCTTCCATCTGGGAGAAGCGGCACCTCCCGATACGGCTCTTCTCGGTCGACCGGTGTTTCCGCCGGGAGCAGGAGGAGGGGCCCACCCGCCTGATGACCTACCACTCGGCCTCCTGCATCGTCGCGGGGGAGGACGTCACCCTCGAGGAGGGGAAAGCCATCAGCGAGGCCCTCCTCTCGGCCTTCGGCTTCACCGAGTTCCGGTTCCAGCCCGACGAGAAGCGGTCGAAGTACTACATGCCCGACACCCAGACGGAGGTCTACGCCCGGCACCCGGTCCTCGGCTGGGTGGAGGTCGCCACCTTCGGGATCTACTCGCCCTCGGCGCTCGCCGAGTACGGGATCGGCGTCCCGGTGATGAACCTCGGCCTCGGCGTGGAGCGGCTCGCGATGATCGCCTACCGCTCGAACGACGTCCGCCAGTTGACGCATCCCCAGTTCTTCCCGCAGGACCTCTCCGACCGCGAGATCGCGGGCGCGGTCCACCTTCGGGAGGAGCCGGCGTCTCCGACCGGGAAACGGATGGCGGAGGCGATCAGGAACACGGCCGCCGAGCACGCCGCAGCCCCCGGGCCCTGCGCATTCACCGCCTGGACCGGCGAGATCGCAGGGAGAGCGGTCGAGGTGATCGTCGAGGAGCCCGAGTCCAACACGAAACTCTGCGGGCCGGCCTGCTTCAACGAGGTCTACGTCCACAACGGCGCGGTGCTCGGGGTCCCCGACACCGAGAAGTGGGCGGAGGTCCGGCGGGATGGGATCTCGACCGGGATCACCTACCTCGACGCGGTATCGAGCCTCGCCGCCGCCCGGATCGAGGAGGCCGCGCGGTGCGGAGAGGGGATCACCGTCCAGGTGAAGATGTCGAAGCTCCCCTCCGACGTCAACCTCAGGGTCGAGGAGTACGCGATGCGCTACATCACCGACCACAACAAAAAGGTGGACCTCAGAGGGCCGGTCTTCCTGACGATCCGGTCCGTCATACCGGAGCAATCGTCTCAATAA
- a CDS encoding bifunctional alpha,alpha-trehalose-phosphate synthase (UDP-forming)/trehalose-phosphatase codes for MNRLLIVSNRLPVSISKKNGDLRLQRTAGGLATGVGSFYKSYESLWVGWPGINVQRSQDEERERIAETLRKEQCHPVFLSPYDIKHYYDGFCNNTLWPLLHYFNLYADYDPKTWQVYQRVNERFCEAVMEVAKPDDIIWVHDYHLMLLPQMLRERLPDAEIGYFHHIPFPSFEVFRHLPWREEILAGLLGADLIGFHTYGYVRHFLSSVRRLLGYEHTFGEVRTGTRVVRTDLFPMGIDYHRFADAAGSTPVQKEIARVRNRYGKRKIILSFDRLDYTKGIPLRLEAFDALLARKPEYRGKVSLVAVAVPSRTSVNSYKALKKRLDELVGRINGKYATTDWIPVRYFYNFLPFETLVAFYSAADVALVTPLRDGMNLMAKEYVASRTDGTGVLILSEMAGAAEELGEAIIVNPNDQDAVIEAIETALAMPEKEQVERNRIMQRRLMRYDIEHWVGDFLNRLGDARTVQVERSEQIVTPAIRDRLVADYRAGKERLLLLDYDGTLVPFASKPQEAVPGEATREVLESLSRAPGNEVVVISGRDRHTLDAWFGKMDIGIIAEHGVWVKERSGEWRMPEALSDEWKGEIQPLLELYTDRTPGAFIEEKDFSLVWHYRRTEPVLGAQRAKELKDDLLHLTSNLDVGVMEGNMVIEIKNNVVNKGRAALAWITRQAWDFIFAVGDDRTDEDLFAAMPAEAYSVKVGLAPSRARFNLVSQREVLPLLRKCIESDTEGTTGKKEGPGREKELIETIAPV; via the coding sequence ATGAACAGGTTACTGATAGTATCGAACAGGCTTCCGGTCAGCATCTCCAAGAAGAACGGCGACCTCCGTCTGCAACGGACCGCCGGCGGTCTCGCTACCGGGGTCGGCTCCTTCTACAAATCCTACGAGAGCCTCTGGGTCGGCTGGCCCGGCATAAACGTCCAGAGGTCGCAGGACGAAGAGAGGGAGCGGATCGCCGAGACGCTCAGGAAAGAGCAGTGCCACCCGGTCTTCCTCTCCCCGTACGACATCAAGCACTACTACGACGGGTTCTGCAACAACACCCTCTGGCCGCTCCTCCACTACTTCAATCTCTATGCAGACTACGATCCGAAGACCTGGCAGGTCTACCAGCGCGTGAACGAGCGATTCTGCGAGGCCGTCATGGAGGTCGCGAAGCCCGACGACATCATCTGGGTCCACGACTACCACCTGATGCTCCTGCCGCAGATGCTCCGCGAGCGCCTGCCCGACGCGGAGATCGGCTACTTCCACCACATCCCCTTCCCGTCGTTTGAGGTCTTCCGGCACCTGCCCTGGAGGGAGGAGATCCTCGCCGGCCTCCTCGGCGCCGACCTCATCGGCTTTCATACCTACGGCTACGTCCGCCACTTCCTCTCCAGCGTCCGGCGGCTCCTCGGCTACGAGCACACCTTCGGCGAGGTCAGGACCGGCACCCGGGTGGTGCGGACCGATCTCTTCCCCATGGGCATCGATTACCACCGGTTCGCCGACGCCGCGGGCAGCACCCCGGTCCAGAAGGAGATCGCCAGGGTTCGGAACCGCTACGGGAAGCGCAAGATCATCCTCTCCTTCGACCGCCTGGACTACACGAAGGGGATCCCGCTCCGGCTCGAAGCATTCGACGCCCTCCTCGCCAGAAAGCCGGAGTACCGCGGGAAGGTCTCCCTCGTCGCCGTTGCCGTCCCCTCCCGGACCAGCGTCAACAGTTACAAGGCGTTAAAGAAACGGCTCGACGAGCTCGTCGGCCGCATCAACGGGAAGTACGCGACGACCGACTGGATCCCGGTCCGCTACTTCTACAACTTCCTCCCGTTCGAGACGCTCGTCGCGTTCTACAGCGCCGCCGACGTCGCCCTGGTGACGCCGCTCCGCGACGGGATGAACCTGATGGCGAAGGAGTACGTCGCGAGCAGGACCGACGGGACGGGAGTGCTCATCCTCTCCGAGATGGCGGGGGCGGCCGAGGAACTCGGCGAGGCGATCATCGTCAACCCCAATGATCAGGACGCCGTGATCGAGGCGATCGAGACGGCGCTCGCCATGCCGGAGAAGGAGCAGGTCGAGCGGAACCGGATCATGCAGAGGAGGCTGATGCGCTACGACATCGAGCACTGGGTCGGCGACTTCCTCAACCGCCTGGGCGATGCCCGGACCGTCCAGGTCGAGCGCTCCGAGCAGATCGTCACCCCCGCCATCAGGGACCGGCTGGTCGCGGACTACCGGGCCGGCAAGGAGCGGCTCCTCCTCCTCGACTACGACGGCACCCTGGTGCCCTTCGCCTCGAAACCGCAGGAGGCGGTCCCGGGCGAGGCCACCCGGGAGGTGCTCGAGAGCCTCTCCAGAGCACCCGGGAACGAGGTGGTGGTGATCAGCGGCCGGGACCGGCATACGCTGGACGCCTGGTTCGGGAAGATGGATATCGGGATCATCGCCGAGCACGGCGTCTGGGTCAAAGAGCGCTCCGGGGAGTGGCGGATGCCCGAGGCTCTCTCAGACGAGTGGAAAGGTGAGATCCAGCCGCTCCTCGAACTCTACACCGACCGCACGCCGGGCGCCTTCATCGAGGAGAAGGACTTCTCCCTCGTCTGGCACTACCGGAGGACCGAACCGGTGCTCGGCGCGCAGCGGGCCAAGGAACTCAAAGACGACCTCCTGCACCTGACCTCCAACCTCGACGTCGGCGTCATGGAGGGGAACATGGTGATCGAGATCAAGAACAACGTCGTCAACAAAGGGAGGGCGGCGCTGGCCTGGATCACCCGTCAAGCCTGGGATTTCATCTTCGCCGTCGGGGACGATCGGACCGACGAGGACCTCTTCGCCGCGATGCCCGCCGAGGCCTACTCGGTCAAAGTCGGGCTCGCTCCGAGCCGGGCGCGTTTCAACCTGGTCTCGCAGCGCGAGGTGCTCCCGCTGCTCAGGAAGTGCATCGAGTCCGACACCGAAGGCACGACCGGAAAAAAAGAGGGGCCGGGACGGGAGAAGGAACTTATTGAGACGATTGCTCCGGTATGA
- a CDS encoding PDDEXK nuclease domain-containing protein produces the protein MSATDILPDGYSVFLSGLKVRVREAQVRAALSVNRELILLYWQIGRDIVQRQQEEGWGAKVIGRLSADLRREFPDIKGFSPRNLKYMSAFARAYPDEAIVQEVLAQITWYHTVTLLDKVKDPVQREWYIRKTITNGWSRNVLVHQIESRLYEREGRAVTNFPATLPAEQSDLAIQTIKDPYIFDFLEMGEAVRERELERGLIDHIREFLLELGVGFAFVGSQYHLAVGGQDYYLDLLFYHLRLRSFVVIDLKVGEFIPEYAGKMNFYLSAVDDLLAHPTDNPSIGIVLCKTKNHIIAEYALKDMTKPIGVAGYALTSSLPDELIGTLPTVDELEGELGQREE, from the coding sequence ATGAGCGCTACTGACATTCTCCCTGACGGCTATTCGGTCTTTCTCTCCGGCCTGAAGGTGCGGGTCCGTGAAGCTCAGGTTCGGGCTGCCCTCTCGGTGAACCGCGAGCTTATCCTGCTCTACTGGCAGATCGGGCGGGATATCGTACAACGGCAGCAGGAGGAGGGGTGGGGAGCAAAGGTGATCGGCCGGCTCTCGGCGGACCTTCGGAGAGAATTCCCGGACATAAAGGGCTTTTCTCCTCGAAATCTCAAGTATATGAGCGCATTCGCACGGGCATACCCGGACGAGGCAATTGTGCAGGAGGTGCTTGCACAAATTACCTGGTATCACACGGTCACGCTGCTCGACAAGGTGAAGGATCCGGTGCAGCGGGAGTGGTACATCCGCAAAACCATCACGAACGGCTGGTCACGGAACGTGCTCGTGCATCAGATCGAGAGTAGGCTCTACGAACGCGAAGGACGGGCGGTCACCAACTTCCCGGCGACCCTGCCTGCAGAGCAGTCCGATCTCGCCATCCAGACGATCAAAGATCCCTACATCTTCGACTTCCTGGAGATGGGTGAGGCGGTGCGGGAACGCGAACTGGAGCGGGGCCTGATCGACCATATCCGCGAGTTTCTCCTGGAACTCGGGGTGGGATTCGCGTTCGTGGGAAGCCAGTATCATCTTGCCGTTGGGGGGCAGGACTACTATCTGGATCTGCTATTTTACCATCTCAGGCTCCGGTCGTTTGTCGTGATCGACCTGAAGGTGGGCGAGTTTATCCCCGAGTACGCGGGAAAGATGAACTTCTACCTCTCGGCGGTCGACGATCTCCTCGCTCACCCGACAGACAATCCGAGCATCGGGATTGTTCTCTGCAAGACGAAGAACCACATCATCGCTGAGTATGCTTTAAAGGATATGACCAAACCGATCGGCGTTGCCGGATATGCGCTGACCTCCTCTCTTCCGGACGAGCTGATTGGGACACTGCCGACGGTGGACGAACTGGAAGGGGAGCTTGGCCAGCGGGAAGAGTAA